A genome region from Methanobacterium subterraneum includes the following:
- a CDS encoding CBS domain-containing protein — translation MMKIEDVMNEEVILAEENEQVSHARNLMLKHGYSRILVVDPEGKPVGILTEKDLTRKMRSNGPKWKRRTIDKISIRRVMTPNPVTITPFREVREAVELMIKNDISSIPVTDGDEVVGIITKSELMDFYRQKYTGKWKVSDLMSSEVVTVNENHSIGHVISIMGDQKIGKVIVVRDNEPVGIITSANISFANMEDPETGVSVEKIAFLRKIDGQEKRNVREVSMVTAGDIMTNHLIKIEQGEDAASAADIMAKKEVSGMPVVGDDELVGIITKTDIIRGIQ, via the coding sequence ATGATGAAAATCGAGGATGTAATGAACGAGGAAGTAATATTAGCCGAGGAAAACGAACAAGTAAGCCATGCCCGAAACCTCATGCTCAAACACGGCTACAGCCGTATTTTAGTAGTTGACCCGGAAGGTAAACCAGTGGGCATCCTGACTGAGAAAGACCTCACCCGAAAAATGAGATCCAACGGGCCAAAATGGAAAAGGAGAACCATTGACAAAATCAGCATCCGCAGGGTCATGACCCCCAACCCAGTGACCATCACCCCCTTCCGGGAAGTCAGGGAAGCAGTGGAGCTCATGATCAAAAACGATATCAGTTCAATACCAGTAACCGATGGGGATGAAGTGGTGGGAATAATAACCAAAAGCGAACTCATGGATTTCTACCGCCAGAAATACACAGGCAAATGGAAAGTATCCGACCTCATGTCCAGTGAAGTGGTAACTGTAAACGAAAACCACAGCATAGGACACGTGATCAGTATAATGGGGGACCAGAAAATCGGCAAAGTAATAGTGGTGAGGGATAACGAGCCAGTGGGAATCATCACCTCTGCCAACATATCCTTTGCCAACATGGAAGACCCTGAAACCGGAGTGAGTGTGGAAAAAATAGCATTCCTGCGGAAAATCGACGGTCAGGAGAAAAGAAACGTTCGAGAGGTGTCCATGGTCACTGCCGGGGATATAATGACCAACCACCTTATAAAAATCGAACAGGGAGAAGACGCCGCTAGTGCAGCTGACATAATGGCTAAAAAAGAAGTTAGTGGAATGCCAGTTGTAGGTGATGATGAACTGGTGGGAATAATCACCAAAACGGATATAATCCGGGGAATCCAATAA
- a CDS encoding CBS domain-containing protein, whose translation MRKKQTINLVKSMDRGPLEFETHESQHEGDVMSIATKKVVTAPQTATIKEAAEIMVKNKFRRLPITDPGSEKLLGIVTSMDILDFLGGGDKYKILEEKHQDNFPAAINEPVKMIMTRDVDIINTKDSITTAVTKMTSKGVGGLPIVDADHKIAGIVSERDFVLLMAGVLNDEKVEDYMHNRVITTTPGTRIEGASKIMVRNKLRRIPVVGEDRKTPHPEEEKIVGIVTATDILEFLGKNSAFEHMINNSGEAILNTTITEIMESEVVTANINTRLGDICDIMEEKGIGGLPVVQNGDMKGIITESDILRAVSS comes from the coding sequence ATGAGAAAAAAACAAACCATAAACCTGGTGAAATCAATGGACCGCGGTCCATTGGAATTTGAAACCCACGAATCCCAGCATGAGGGAGACGTGATGAGCATAGCAACGAAAAAGGTGGTAACCGCACCTCAAACAGCCACCATAAAAGAAGCGGCTGAAATAATGGTAAAAAACAAGTTCAGACGACTTCCCATAACTGACCCTGGGAGTGAAAAGCTTCTGGGAATAGTTACCTCCATGGACATTCTGGACTTCTTAGGAGGTGGGGACAAATACAAGATCCTGGAAGAAAAACACCAAGACAACTTCCCCGCAGCCATAAACGAACCAGTGAAGATGATAATGACCCGTGACGTGGATATCATCAACACCAAGGACTCCATAACCACTGCTGTCACTAAAATGACAAGTAAAGGAGTGGGTGGGCTGCCCATAGTAGACGCAGACCATAAAATAGCAGGAATAGTCTCTGAAAGAGACTTTGTACTCCTGATGGCTGGGGTACTCAACGATGAAAAGGTGGAAGACTACATGCACAACAGGGTAATCACCACCACCCCGGGAACCCGTATTGAAGGGGCTTCAAAGATAATGGTCCGCAACAAGCTACGCAGAATCCCGGTGGTAGGGGAAGATCGTAAAACACCCCACCCTGAAGAGGAGAAGATCGTGGGGATCGTCACCGCCACAGACATACTGGAATTTTTAGGTAAAAACAGTGCCTTTGAACACATGATAAATAACAGTGGTGAAGCCATCCTGAACACCACCATCACTGAGATCATGGAATCAGAAGTGGTCACTGCCAACATTAACACCCGTCTGGGGGACATCTGTGACATTATGGAAGAAAAAGGCATAGGCGGACTTCCTGTGGTGCAGAATGGAGATATGAAAGGAATAATAACCGAAAGTGATATATTAAGAGCCGTGAGTTCCTAA
- a CDS encoding CBS domain-containing protein: protein MEKVMTPDPVTVSVDTHATKVRSIFREEGFRTILVVSENRLQGAVTRGDMMNISSTKSNIAARGIMEKPRVIATPDMDLIHLAQEIMKAGTVYAPVVESPDNMHLVGIVTVADILRKFLYNGLQPDHETLEGIVTSNVVTCNYNDLISHVWNRMDESGYSGLPVMKDDKIIGIITRMDIIRSRHVRMGFESDSEMQGSIKVEKVMKTPPVVVTPQTPTSEAGEIILEYDIGRIPVVENPVYVKREPRRAKEADLVGIVSREDILWSYIR, encoded by the coding sequence GTGGAAAAAGTAATGACCCCGGATCCTGTCACCGTGTCTGTGGATACACATGCCACCAAGGTACGATCCATCTTCCGTGAAGAAGGTTTCCGCACCATCCTGGTAGTATCCGAGAACCGCTTACAAGGTGCCGTAACCCGTGGAGATATGATGAACATATCCTCCACCAAATCCAACATTGCTGCCCGGGGAATAATGGAAAAACCCCGAGTGATCGCCACTCCAGATATGGATTTAATCCATCTGGCTCAGGAAATCATGAAAGCAGGCACAGTCTACGCCCCAGTTGTGGAGTCACCAGACAATATGCACTTGGTGGGAATAGTTACTGTGGCTGATATTTTGAGAAAATTTCTCTACAACGGACTCCAACCCGACCATGAAACCCTGGAAGGCATTGTCACTTCCAATGTGGTTACTTGTAACTACAATGACCTAATCTCCCATGTTTGGAATCGAATGGATGAATCTGGATACTCCGGACTTCCAGTGATGAAAGATGATAAGATTATAGGGATCATCACCAGGATGGATATCATCCGATCCCGCCACGTGAGGATGGGTTTTGAATCAGATTCTGAAATGCAGGGATCCATTAAGGTGGAGAAGGTTATGAAAACACCCCCAGTGGTGGTAACCCCTCAAACCCCAACCAGTGAGGCTGGGGAAATAATACTGGAGTACGATATTGGGAGAATACCCGTAGTTGAAAATCCAGTATACGTTAAAAGAGAACCCCGAAGAGCTAAAGAAGCCGATCTAGTTGGTATAGTTTCAAGGGAAGATATTTTATGGTCTTATATCCGATGA
- a CDS encoding CBS domain-containing protein, protein MEMDTQVTVHDAMTSSVITVDPNTSVAQAAAIMSQKGIGSLIIKSNSEPEGLITESDIITKVVSLDIQASRITVAEVMTSDLIKIDPGSDLNEAARTMAKNKIRRLPVVNKGVLVGILTSTDVMTVSPELTEILVETAKMANQIEYSDNDNSVPGTCEVCGNYLDYLEEVDGKYVCEECKEELEGE, encoded by the coding sequence ATGGAAATGGATACCCAAGTGACTGTACACGACGCCATGACCTCAAGTGTGATAACTGTAGATCCCAATACCAGCGTAGCCCAAGCTGCGGCTATAATGAGCCAGAAGGGCATTGGAAGTCTCATTATCAAAAGTAATTCTGAACCAGAAGGACTAATTACCGAGAGTGACATTATTACCAAGGTTGTATCCCTAGATATCCAGGCCAGCCGGATCACGGTGGCTGAGGTTATGACCAGTGACCTCATAAAAATAGATCCTGGAAGCGACCTCAACGAAGCAGCAAGAACCATGGCAAAAAACAAGATAAGAAGACTGCCAGTGGTGAATAAAGGAGTTCTTGTTGGTATATTAACCTCCACTGATGTGATGACAGTTTCACCAGAACTAACTGAGATACTGGTGGAAACCGCCAAAATGGCCAATCAGATTGAATACTCTGACAATGATAATTCAGTGCCAGGAACCTGTGAAGTATGTGGAAATTACCTGGATTACCTGGAAGAGGTAGATGGGAAGTACGTTTGTGAGGAATGTAAAGAAGAACTAGAAGGTGAATAG
- a CDS encoding 7-carboxy-7-deazaguanine synthase QueE encodes MSQKQWINGGLKIKTTISEIFSSIQGEGKLIGRRQVFVRFTGCNLNCNYCDTPLSRDPDYGDEFEIDTLHQKIDELITPDFHSVSFTGGEPLLHADFIKNFLEKYPLPSMLETNGSLPGELVKLTELVDCVSMDVKLPEHEAVSNWDDLLDQEIKSIKILIEKGINSYCKLVVQPSTTTETVAFIASRIKDEIPDNHKISLVVQPASPLDMWAGKTHKLLEISEKAGEHLDVLTIPQVHKLLNLR; translated from the coding sequence ATTTCACAAAAACAGTGGATTAATGGGGGATTAAAAATCAAAACCACAATATCAGAAATTTTCTCCAGCATACAGGGTGAGGGAAAACTCATCGGCCGTAGGCAGGTCTTTGTAAGGTTCACCGGATGCAACTTAAACTGCAACTACTGTGACACTCCCCTAAGCCGTGACCCGGATTATGGTGATGAATTCGAGATAGACACTTTACACCAAAAAATTGATGAACTCATAACTCCTGATTTTCATTCAGTTTCATTCACCGGGGGAGAACCATTACTCCACGCGGATTTTATCAAAAATTTCCTGGAAAAATACCCTTTACCCTCCATGCTGGAGACAAATGGTTCATTACCAGGGGAACTGGTGAAATTAACAGAATTAGTGGATTGTGTTTCCATGGATGTGAAACTACCGGAACATGAAGCGGTTTCCAACTGGGATGATCTCCTGGATCAGGAGATAAAATCCATAAAGATATTAATAGAAAAGGGGATAAATAGTTACTGTAAGTTAGTAGTACAGCCCTCCACAACAACGGAGACAGTGGCCTTTATAGCATCCAGAATAAAGGATGAAATCCCGGATAACCATAAAATTTCCCTGGTTGTTCAGCCGGCCAGTCCCCTGGATATGTGGGCTGGGAAAACTCACAAACTACTGGAAATTTCCGAGAAAGCAGGAGAACATCTTGACGTGTTAACCATACCCCAGGTTCATAAGCTTCTTAACCTAAGATAG